In Xanthomonas campestris pv. phormiicola, the DNA window TCCCGCCTTCCCGATCGACAGGAGCGAAGTGCCGGCCTACCTGAAGAAGGAAGACGAGGACGGCTTCGTCGAATGCAGCGATCGGGTGCTGGCGCATTTCCTCGACGGACTGGTGTTCCATTACCGCGGCCGCGACGAAAGCCTGCCGGCGCGTCCGGTGGAAACCCGGGTCACCCACAACGTGGTGCTGAAGAAGCTGCGCGTGGCGTTCCAGCTCAAGGACGTGGACATGCACCAGATCTTCGCCGATGCCGGCTTCCCGGTGTCCAAGCCGGAGCTGTCGGCGCTGTTCCGCCAACCCGAGCACAAGAACTTCCGCCTGTGCGGCGATCAGCTGCTGCGCAACTTCCTCAAGGGCCTGACCCTGCGCCTCCGCGTCGCCGGCTGAGGCCGGTCGCGCCGCAGACGCGGCAGCCCGGCCGACCGGGTCGGGACCGCCCCTTCCTTGCGCAGCGTTCGCTGCAGGCCTGCGGCCGCAGCGGGCCGCCACCGGGATGGCCGCTGGCACGATGGCGCGAGGCCGCCGGCCCGGTTGCCGCGGCGCTTCGTACACACCCCTTGCGGCGCGTCCAGTCGACACCGCCAGGACGGACCATACCCCCAGGTGTGCACGCCGCACGCCGCGATTCGGACTACGATGCGCGGGGTCGCCCCCCATGGCGGGCGCCGCCCACTTCCTGCGCCGGCGGTGTCCCTTCCCGTTCCGTCTTGAGGTCCCCCATGAAACTAGAGGTGCTGTTCGACCAGTTGCACACCCTGCCGACCATCCCCAAGGTGGCGCAGGAGCTGATCCTGCAATTCGACAATCCCACCACCAGCCTGGACAGCGTGGCGCGCAGCATCGAGCGCGACCCGGTGATCGCGGCCAAGGTGCTGCGCCTGGCCAACTCGGCGCGGTTCCGCGGCGCGCGCGATTCGACCAGCGTCGAGGACGCGGCGCTGCGCCTGGGCTTCAACACCTTGCGCACCCTGGTGCTGGCCTCGTCGATGACCGACGCGTTCCATGCGCCCGCCCATTTCGACCTGCGCGCGTTCTGGCTGCACAGCTTCGAAGTCGCCGGCGTGTGCCGGCTGCTGGCCAGGCAGAAAGGCCTGGATCCGGAAACCGCGTTCACCTGCGGCATGATGCACAACATCGGCGAGCTGCTGATCCAGACCGGTGCGCCGGACTATGCGGCGCAGCTGCATCCGGACGCGTCCTCCAGCGGCCGCGCCGCCGACGAGACCGTGCAGCTGGGTTTCGGCTACCCGGAAGTGGGCACCGAACTGGCGCGGCGCTGGCACCTGCCGGAGGTGATCCAGAGCGCGATCGCGTTCCAGGCACGGCCGCTGCAGGCGCCGGAAGGCCAGCCGATGCCGCGCGTGGTGGCGCAGGCGGCGCTGGTCGCCGATGCGCTGGAGCGCCATGGCGGCGCCACGCCGGAAGCACGGCAGGCGGTCAGCGGCCCGCTGCTGGACGACGTGGACCTGGACGCGCTGTTCGCCGCGCTGCCGGACGTGATCGAGGCCGACCGCGCGTTCACCGAGATGCTGCGCTGACGCACTCGCTGCGGATGATGTCGCATGCGGGAGCGACTCGACTGGCCTCAGGTCATCGGCGCGACGGGCTCTCTCGGTCGTGCCCGTCGCGACTGAAGTCGCTCCCACAGGGGCTTGCGGCGAACCGGCTGGGTGCACTGTGGGAGCGACTTCAGTCGCGACGAACGAAGCGGTGTATTTTCCGGCCCGAGGTGCCGCCGGGGGCCGAAACCGCTTCCGCCCGCGTTCGCTGACGTAGACACATCGAAAACGCGTTACCCGCCAACCACCTCGGCCTGCAGCGCGCCGACCACGCTCGGCCACAGTTCCGACACGGTCGGGTGGATCGGCACCGCCCATTGCAGCGTCTCGAACGGCTGCCCGGCATTGATCAGGTCGAGCACGCCATGGATGGCTTCGTCGCCGTTGATGCCGAGAATCGCCGCGCCAAGGATGCGGTGGGTCTGCGCATCGGCCACCAGTTTCATGAAGCCGGCGGTCTCGCCGTTCTCGCGCGCACGCCCGACCTGGGCCATCGGCCGCTTGGCGAACAGCAGCGGACGGCCGCTGGCGCGCGCCTGCGCCTCGGTCATGCCGACCCGGCCCAGCGGCGGATCGGTGTACAGCGCGTAGCCGGGCACGCGCTGCGACACCCGGCGCTGGCCGCCGTCGAGCAGGTTGGCGGCGACGATTTCGTAGTCGTTGTAGGCGGTATGGGTGAACGCGCCGCGGCCGTTGCAGTCGCCCAGCGCCCACACGCCGGCGGCACTGGTCGCCAGTTGCTCGTCGACGACGACGTAGCCGCGCGCATCGGTGGCGATGCCGGCGTGCTGCAGACCCAGGTCGTCGGTATTGGGTTGCCGCCCCATCGCCAGCAGCACATGGCTGGCGATCACTTGCGGCGCACCTTCGTGGCAATCCACCTGCACCGCCACGCCCTGCGCATGCGGCGCGAACGCGATGCACTGCGCGCCGGTGCGCACCGCCACGCCCTCGCCTTCCAGCACCGTGCGGATGCATTCGGAGACGTCCTCGTCCTCGCGCGCGATCAAGCGCGGCTGCTGCTCGACGACTGTCACCTGCGCGCCGAGACGGCGGAAGATCTGCGCGAATTCCAGGCCGATGTAGCTGCCGCCGATCACCGCCAGGTGCCGCGGCACGTCCTGCAGCTGCAGGATCGAGGTATTGGTCAGGTAGTCGATCCGTTCCACGCCCGGCAGCGCCGGCACATGCGCACGTCCGCCGACGTTGAGGAAGATCTTCGGCGCACTGATGCACTCCTCGCCCACGCGCAGCCGCTGCGGCGCCTCGAAGCGGGCATGCCCGCGCAACAGGGTCAGCCCGCGCATGCCGCCCAGCCACTGCTCCAGGTTGTCGCGCGCGCTATGCGTCACCGCATGCGCGCGCGCCATCACCCGCGCGATGTCGATGCCGACCTCTCCCTGTAGCTGCACGCCGTAGTCGGCGGCGCGCCGCGCCAGGTGCGCCACGCGCGCGCTGGCGACCAGGGTCTTGGTCGGCATGCAGCCAGTGTTGACGCAGGTGCCGCCGAGCAGCTGCCGCTCGACCAGCGCCACCTGCATGCCGGCCGCGACCAGCCGTCCGGCCAGCGACGGTCCGGCCTGGCCGGCGCCGACCACGATCGCGTCGAACGTGCGGCTCATCGCAGCAGCGCCATCGCCAGCACGCCCAGGCCGATCGCCGCCGCGTCCTCGAGCAGCGCCGCCGGCGGATCGCGGCCGAAACGCTGCGCCATCGCCGCACGCGCCGCGGCACCGCCATAGGTGCCCAGCACCGCGCCGAGCGCACCGGCGACCATCGCCGCCACCCACAGCCCGCCGCCCAGGCCCACCGCCGCGCCGCACAGGCCGCCGGTCACGATGCGCGTGCCGAACTGCAGCGGCACCTTGCGGCTGGGCGTGCCCGGCAATTGATCGGTGACGAGTTCGCCGATGGCCAGCAGCGAGACGATCCACGGCGTGAAGCGCCACCCCAGGAACGCCAGCGGCGTGCCGATCAGCGGCAGCACGCCCAGGCTGGCCGCCCAGCTGACCACGGCCGGCGCGGTCATCGCGCGCAGGCCAGCGACGATCCCGATCAACAGCGCGACGACGAGCAGGCTCATGGCGGCGACTCCGGCAGGTGGCGAAAGAAACCCGGGACAACCTGGCAAGCGCGGCGTACCGCACGGCAGGCGGCAGCGGCCCTCGAGTATAGGCAGCCCTGCACCGCGCCCGCCATGCCGGGCCGATTTGCGCACGCACATGCAATGCCGGTCAGTGCATTCGGGCCGGCCTTGCTCGCTTGGTTGGGTTCGCTCGCTTGCCCGGCTTCGCCGGCTTGGCTGCCTTGGCTGGCGTGCCTGCATTGGGGGCTTTGGCTGGTTTCGCTGGTCTGGCCTGCCCGGCCCGCTCGACCGTTTTGCTGGCTTTGGGCAACTGCACGGATTTGGCCGCCCCGGTCGCTTTCGCTTTGGTCGCTTTGGTCGCTTTGGTCGGCTTCGTCGGCGCGAGCGGCTTGGCGATTTTCCCGACTTTCGCCGGCTGCGTTGGCTTGGCCGGCTTCGTCGCCTTCGCGGTCTTCGCAGACCGGCTGGTTTTCGCCGAGCCGGTTGCCTTGTCGGTCGAAGCGGCGACGCCGCCGCGCTGCGCGCCTGCCTTCAACGCGACCCAGGTCGGCGCGTGATCGCTGGCATGCGCCAGGTCGCGCACCCACCGGTCCACGCCGGCGTCGTGCAGGCGCGCGGCCAGCGGCGGGTTCAGCAGCAGGTGATCGATGCGCAGGCCGGCATCGCGCTGCCAATGCTGGCGGAAATAATCCCAGAACGTGTAGAGGCGGCGCTCGCCATGCACCGCGCGCAGGCTGTCGGTCCAGCCCTGCGCGAGCAGGTCGGCATAGGCCTGGCGGCTTTCCGGCTGCAACAGCGCATCGCGGCGCCACGATGCCGGGTCGTAGATGTCCGCATCGGTCGGCACCACGTTGAAGTCGCCGATCAGCGCCACCGGATGCGGCAGTGCCACCAACTGCTGCGCATGCCGCTGCAGCCGCGCGAACCAATCCAGCTTGTAGTCGAACTTCGGTCCCGGGCGCGGATTGCCGTTGGGCAGGTACAGGCAGCCGACCAGCACGCCATGCGCCATCGCCTCCAGGTAGCGGCTCTGCGTATCGCGCGGGTCGCCCGGCAAACCGCGCCGGCTCTCCACCGGATCGCTGCCCTTGGCGAGCACCGCCACCCCGTTCCACGCCGACTGCCCCATCCACAAGGCGCCGTAGCCGGCAGCGTGGAGGTCGGCGATCGGGAAACCCGCATCCACGCTCTTGAGTTCCTGCAGCCCGACGATGTCCGGCGCCTCGCGCTGCAGCCACTGCAACAGCTGCGGCAGTCGGCTGCGGATGCCGTTGACGTTGTAGGTGGCGATCTTGAGCGTCTTCATCGCATGCGCCGTTGCAGAACCGGCCATCACCTTGGCCCAGCTACGCTCGGCGCATCGTGAAAACCGGCAGGCGCCCATGCCCCCCCTCGACAAGCCGCTGCGCCGCGAACTGGAGATCGACGGCACGCCGTATACGCTGACCGTGGACCCGGACGGCCTGAAACTCGCCGAGAAAGGCCGACGCAAGGGCCTGGCGTTGCGCTGGAGCGACCTGGTCAACGGCGACGCCGCGCTGGCCACCGCGCTGCAGGCCTCGCTTGCCGCCGGCAAGTGAGCAAGCGGCGCGGCATGCGGCGGCTGTCCTGCCGTATGCCGCGTAGACAATGGGCGCCTGCCGCAGCCGGCGCCGCGCAGACCGCGTGCCGCCCATCCACGCCGGTGGTATTTTCGGCCCGACGGCCATCGGCAAGGAGCGGACGCATGCAGTCGAACAACGGCACCGATCAGGCGGCAGGCGTTGGCCAGCGGCCGAAACGGCTGGCAAGCCTCGCCGCGCTGGCGCTGGCCGCACTCGCCGGCAGC includes these proteins:
- a CDS encoding HDOD domain-containing protein, whose translation is MKLEVLFDQLHTLPTIPKVAQELILQFDNPTTSLDSVARSIERDPVIAAKVLRLANSARFRGARDSTSVEDAALRLGFNTLRTLVLASSMTDAFHAPAHFDLRAFWLHSFEVAGVCRLLARQKGLDPETAFTCGMMHNIGELLIQTGAPDYAAQLHPDASSSGRAADETVQLGFGYPEVGTELARRWHLPEVIQSAIAFQARPLQAPEGQPMPRVVAQAALVADALERHGGATPEARQAVSGPLLDDVDLDALFAALPDVIEADRAFTEMLR
- a CDS encoding DUF4126 domain-containing protein, whose translation is MSLLVVALLIGIVAGLRAMTAPAVVSWAASLGVLPLIGTPLAFLGWRFTPWIVSLLAIGELVTDQLPGTPSRKVPLQFGTRIVTGGLCGAAVGLGGGLWVAAMVAGALGAVLGTYGGAAARAAMAQRFGRDPPAALLEDAAAIGLGVLAMALLR
- a CDS encoding exodeoxyribonuclease III; protein product: MKTLKIATYNVNGIRSRLPQLLQWLQREAPDIVGLQELKSVDAGFPIADLHAAGYGALWMGQSAWNGVAVLAKGSDPVESRRGLPGDPRDTQSRYLEAMAHGVLVGCLYLPNGNPRPGPKFDYKLDWFARLQRHAQQLVALPHPVALIGDFNVVPTDADIYDPASWRRDALLQPESRQAYADLLAQGWTDSLRAVHGERRLYTFWDYFRQHWQRDAGLRIDHLLLNPPLAARLHDAGVDRWVRDLAHASDHAPTWVALKAGAQRGGVAASTDKATGSAKTSRSAKTAKATKPAKPTQPAKVGKIAKPLAPTKPTKATKATKAKATGAAKSVQLPKASKTVERAGQARPAKPAKAPNAGTPAKAAKPAKPGKRANPTKRARPARMH
- a CDS encoding FAD-containing oxidoreductase, translated to MSRTFDAIVVGAGQAGPSLAGRLVAAGMQVALVERQLLGGTCVNTGCMPTKTLVASARVAHLARRAADYGVQLQGEVGIDIARVMARAHAVTHSARDNLEQWLGGMRGLTLLRGHARFEAPQRLRVGEECISAPKIFLNVGGRAHVPALPGVERIDYLTNTSILQLQDVPRHLAVIGGSYIGLEFAQIFRRLGAQVTVVEQQPRLIAREDEDVSECIRTVLEGEGVAVRTGAQCIAFAPHAQGVAVQVDCHEGAPQVIASHVLLAMGRQPNTDDLGLQHAGIATDARGYVVVDEQLATSAAGVWALGDCNGRGAFTHTAYNDYEIVAANLLDGGQRRVSQRVPGYALYTDPPLGRVGMTEAQARASGRPLLFAKRPMAQVGRARENGETAGFMKLVADAQTHRILGAAILGINGDEAIHGVLDLINAGQPFETLQWAVPIHPTVSELWPSVVGALQAEVVGG
- a CDS encoding DUF1456 family protein; this translates as MINNDVLRSIRYMLDLSDQMIVDTVHLADPAFPIDRSEVPAYLKKEDEDGFVECSDRVLAHFLDGLVFHYRGRDESLPARPVETRVTHNVVLKKLRVAFQLKDVDMHQIFADAGFPVSKPELSALFRQPEHKNFRLCGDQLLRNFLKGLTLRLRVAG